The following are from one region of the Vicugna pacos chromosome 9, VicPac4, whole genome shotgun sequence genome:
- the C9H19orf73 gene encoding LOW QUALITY PROTEIN: putative uncharacterized protein C19orf73 homolog (The sequence of the model RefSeq protein was modified relative to this genomic sequence to represent the inferred CDS: deleted 1 base in 1 codon; substituted 1 base at 1 genomic stop codon) produces the protein MGGGVGAGRRLNSTSALAGRGRAGGEREAGFKVRRPIGTRRAAAGAGGGARQGDDVTWSEWRAAWNTSRDPRFRRLESGVNTGSTSTPYSAPLRPPRELHVAPPPLPPTRTIVWPAGLPRRTRLMVRSAPPTQRPPTDSGRGLDLRPQNLXRVGGVGFSSDSALRPRLGPNLHPWTCH, from the exons ATGGGAGGCGGTGTCGGCGCCGGCAGGCGGCTAAACTCCACCTCTGCACTGGCTGGGAGGGGCCGTGCGGGCGGAGAGCGGGAGGCGGGGTTCAAGGTGCGTCGGCCAATAGGCACGCGGCGTGCGGCGGCTGGGGCGGGAGGCGGAGCCCGGCAGGGGGATGATGTCACCTGGAGCGAGTGGCGCGCGGCGTGGAACACGAGTCGCGACCCCAGATTCCGGCG GTTGGAAAGTGGAGTGAATACCGGGTCGACGAGTACACCTTATTCTGCA CCCTTGCGCCCGCCTCGGGAACTGCACGtggcacccccacccctgcctcccacgCGGACGATTGTATGGCCGGCAGGGCTCCCCCGGCGGACCCGGCTAATGGTTCGCTCCGCCCCGCCCACACAGAGGCCGCCCACTGACTC AGGAAGGGGGCTCGACCTCCGCCCTCAGAATCTCTGAAGGGTAGGGGGCGTTGGCTTCAGCTCTGACTCCGCACTTCGACCCAGGCTGGGTCCCAACCTCCACCCTTGGACCTGTCACTAG